In Streptomyces chartreusis, the following proteins share a genomic window:
- the rplQ gene encoding 50S ribosomal protein L17 produces the protein MPKPTKGARLGGSAAHEKLLLANLAKALFEHGRITTTEAKARRLRPYAERLVTKAKKGDLHNRRQVLQVITDKSVVHTLFTEIGPRYENRPGGYTRITKIGNRRGDNAPMAVIELVEALTVAQQATGEAEAATKRAVKEADEAKVDTTKADEAAEAQADEAAEESKDA, from the coding sequence ATGCCGAAGCCCACCAAGGGTGCCCGTCTGGGCGGCAGTGCCGCGCACGAGAAGCTGCTTCTCGCGAACCTCGCGAAGGCGCTCTTCGAGCACGGCCGTATCACCACCACCGAGGCGAAGGCCCGCCGTCTGCGGCCCTACGCCGAGCGTCTGGTGACCAAGGCGAAGAAGGGCGACCTTCACAACCGCCGTCAGGTGCTCCAGGTCATCACGGACAAGAGCGTCGTCCACACGCTCTTCACCGAGATCGGCCCGCGCTACGAGAACCGTCCGGGTGGCTACACCCGCATCACCAAGATCGGTAACCGCCGTGGCGACAACGCGCCCATGGCTGTCATCGAGCTGGTCGAGGCGCTGACGGTCGCGCAGCAGGCCACTGGTGAGGCCGAGGCCGCCACCAAGCGTGCGGTCAAGGAGGCCGACGAGGCCAAGGTCGACACGACCAAGGCCGACGAGGCTGCCGAGGCTCAGGCCGACGAGGCTGCCGAGGAGTCGAAGGACGCGTAA
- the rpsM gene encoding 30S ribosomal protein S13 → MARVSGVDIPREKRVEVALTYVFGIGRTLSQLTLAETGIDPNTRVRDLSEEQLVAIREYVDNNIKTEGDLRREIQADIRRKVEIGCYQGLRHRRGLPVRGQRTSTNARTRKGPRRAIAGKKKPGKK, encoded by the coding sequence ATGGCACGCGTTTCCGGTGTTGACATCCCGCGCGAAAAGCGCGTGGAGGTCGCCCTGACCTACGTGTTCGGTATCGGCCGCACGCTCTCCCAGCTGACGCTGGCCGAGACCGGCATCGACCCGAACACTCGCGTTCGCGACCTCTCCGAGGAGCAGCTCGTCGCGATTCGTGAGTACGTCGACAACAACATCAAGACCGAGGGTGACCTCCGTCGCGAGATCCAGGCCGACATCCGCCGCAAGGTCGAGATCGGTTGCTACCAGGGTCTCCGTCACCGTCGCGGTCTGCCCGTCCGCGGTCAGCGCACCAGCACGAACGCCCGTACCCGCAAGGGCCCGCGTCGCGCCATCGCCGGTAAGAAGAAGCCGGGCAAGAAGTAG
- the truA gene encoding tRNA pseudouridine(38-40) synthase TruA — MSDEAEPGYVRVRLDLSYDGTEFSGWAKQAGGRRTVQGEIEDALRTVTRSGGTTYELTVAGRTDAGVHARGQVAHVDLPEQVWREHHEKLLKRLAGRLSRDVRVWALREAPAGFNARFSAIWRRYAYRVTDNPGGVDPLLRGHVLWHDWPLDVDAMNEAAQRLLGEHDFAAYCKKREGATTIRTLQELSLVRGDDGIVTATVRADAFCHNMVRSLIGALLFVGDGHRPADWPGKVLAAGVRDSAVHVVRPHGLTLEEVGYPADELLAARSREARNKRTLPGAFGCC; from the coding sequence GTGAGTGACGAAGCAGAGCCCGGGTATGTGCGTGTCCGCCTCGACCTGTCCTATGACGGGACCGAGTTCTCCGGGTGGGCCAAGCAGGCCGGTGGGCGGCGGACCGTGCAGGGCGAGATCGAGGACGCGCTGCGGACCGTCACGCGGTCGGGGGGCACGACGTACGAGCTGACCGTCGCCGGGCGGACGGATGCCGGGGTGCACGCGCGGGGGCAGGTCGCGCATGTGGACCTGCCCGAGCAGGTCTGGCGCGAGCACCACGAGAAGCTGCTGAAGCGGCTCGCCGGGCGGCTGTCCCGGGACGTGCGGGTGTGGGCGCTGCGCGAGGCGCCCGCCGGCTTCAACGCGCGGTTCTCGGCGATCTGGCGGCGGTACGCCTATCGCGTCACCGACAACCCCGGCGGAGTCGACCCGCTGCTGCGGGGCCACGTCCTGTGGCACGACTGGCCGCTGGACGTCGACGCCATGAACGAGGCCGCGCAACGGCTGCTCGGGGAGCACGACTTCGCCGCGTACTGCAAGAAGCGGGAGGGCGCGACCACCATCCGCACGCTTCAGGAGCTGAGCCTGGTGCGGGGGGACGACGGGATCGTCACCGCGACCGTGCGGGCCGACGCGTTCTGCCACAACATGGTGCGCTCGCTCATCGGGGCGCTGCTGTTCGTGGGGGACGGGCACCGGCCCGCCGACTGGCCGGGCAAGGTGCTGGCCGCCGGTGTCAGGGACTCCGCGGTGCATGTCGTACGGCCCCATGGGCTGACGCTCGAAGAGGTCGGGTACCCGGCCGACGAGTTGCTGGCCGCGCGGAGCAGGGAGGCGCGCAACAAGCGGACGTTGCCGGGCGCCTTCGGCTGCTGCTGA
- the rpsK gene encoding 30S ribosomal protein S11 → MPPKGRQGAAKKVRRKEKKNVAHGHAHIKSTFNNTIVSITDPSGNVISWASAGHVGFKGSRKSTPFAAQMAAESAARRAQEHGMRKVDVFVKGPGSGRETAIRSLQATGLEVGSIQDVTPTPHNGCRPPKRRRV, encoded by the coding sequence ATGCCCCCCAAGGGTCGTCAGGGCGCTGCCAAGAAGGTGCGCCGCAAGGAAAAGAAGAACGTCGCTCACGGGCACGCCCACATCAAGAGCACGTTCAACAACACGATCGTCTCCATCACGGACCCGTCCGGCAACGTGATCTCCTGGGCCTCCGCCGGCCACGTCGGCTTCAAGGGCTCCCGGAAGTCCACGCCGTTCGCCGCGCAGATGGCCGCCGAGTCGGCTGCCCGCCGCGCCCAGGAGCACGGCATGCGCAAGGTCGACGTGTTCGTGAAGGGTCCGGGTTCGGGTCGTGAGACCGCGATCCGTTCGCTTCAGGCGACCGGTCTCGAGGTCGGCTCCATCCAGGACGTCACCCCGACCCCGCACAACGGCTGCCGTCCGCCGAAGCGTCGTCGCGTCTGA
- a CDS encoding DNA-directed RNA polymerase subunit alpha, with product MLIAQRPSLTEEVVDEFRSRFVIEPLEPGFGYTLGNSLRRTLLSSIPGAAVTSIRIDGVLHEFTTVPGVKEDVTDLILNIKQLVVSSEHDEPVVMYLRKQGPGLVTAADIAPPAGVEVHNPDLVLATLNGKGKLEMELTVERGRGYVSAVQNKQVGQEIGRIPVDSIYSPVLKVTYKVEATRVEQRTDFDKLIVDVETKQAMRPRDAMASAGKTLVELFGLARELNIDAEGIDMGPSPTDAALAADLALPIEELELTVRSYNCLKREGIHSVGELVARSEADLLDIRNFGAKSIDEVKAKLAGMGLALKDSPPGFDPTAAADAFGADDDADAGFVETEQY from the coding sequence ATGCTGATCGCTCAGCGTCCCTCGTTGACCGAAGAGGTCGTCGACGAATTCCGCTCCCGGTTCGTGATCGAGCCGCTGGAGCCGGGCTTCGGCTACACCCTCGGCAACTCCCTGCGTCGGACCCTCCTCTCCTCGATCCCGGGTGCGGCGGTCACGTCCATCCGTATCGACGGCGTGCTGCACGAGTTCACCACCGTGCCGGGCGTCAAGGAGGACGTCACCGACCTGATCCTCAACATCAAGCAGCTGGTCGTCTCCTCGGAGCACGACGAGCCGGTCGTGATGTACCTGCGCAAGCAGGGCCCGGGTCTGGTCACCGCCGCCGACATCGCGCCCCCGGCCGGTGTCGAGGTGCACAACCCCGACCTCGTCCTCGCCACGCTCAACGGCAAGGGCAAGCTGGAGATGGAGCTCACGGTCGAGCGCGGCCGCGGTTACGTGTCCGCCGTGCAGAACAAGCAGGTCGGTCAGGAGATCGGGCGTATCCCGGTCGACTCGATCTACTCGCCGGTTCTGAAGGTCACGTACAAGGTCGAGGCCACGCGTGTCGAGCAGCGCACCGACTTCGACAAGCTGATCGTCGACGTCGAGACCAAGCAGGCCATGCGTCCGCGTGACGCCATGGCGTCGGCCGGTAAGACCCTGGTCGAGCTGTTCGGTCTGGCGCGCGAGCTGAACATCGACGCCGAGGGCATCGACATGGGCCCGTCCCCCACGGACGCCGCCCTGGCCGCTGATCTGGCGCTGCCGATCGAGGAGCTGGAGCTCACCGTTCGGTCGTACAACTGCCTCAAGCGCGAGGGCATCCACTCCGTGGGTGAGCTCGTGGCTCGTTCCGAGGCCGACCTGCTGGACATCCGCAACTTCGGTGCGAAGTCCATCGACGAGGTCAAGGCCAAGCTCGCCGGCATGGGCCTGGCCCTGAAGGACTCGCCTCCCGGGTTCGACCCGACCGCCGCCGCCGACGCCTTCGGCGCCGACGACGACGCGGACGCGGGCTTCGTGGAGACCGAGCAGTACTGA
- a CDS encoding CapA family protein: MAVLGALAGLVAGCTSEPSGAQVKPGGRSFTVAAAGDVLIHPELVEQAAKDAEKTGEGQAGLDFGPLMAGVKPIISKADLAICHMETPVGKPKGPFEGYPEFLVPPQILTTLKDVGYDTCSTASNHTYDHGLKAVKRTLDAMDEVGLGHTGSSRTPDEAEQINIRDVNGVKVAHLAFSWESFLNPTPEKERWAFNRIGFDAVKKAEARARKKGAEVVILSVHWGLEHYNEPSVPQLKLAERITEETGINLIIGHHSHVVQPIQKLNGTWVAYSLGNQVARHSSPTGLTEEGAIGWFEFKETTDGWDVSARYRTTLVDIPPEVEEGEKLPDDAVEDHRVVDVQNVLDHPGELSEDRLARYQLAADRTRGFLTNRGAPGGDGLEQLDLGT, encoded by the coding sequence ATGGCGGTTCTGGGGGCTTTGGCAGGCCTCGTCGCCGGCTGTACCTCCGAGCCGTCCGGGGCTCAGGTGAAGCCCGGCGGGCGCTCGTTCACCGTCGCCGCCGCGGGTGATGTGCTCATCCACCCCGAGCTCGTCGAACAGGCGGCCAAGGACGCCGAGAAGACCGGTGAGGGACAGGCCGGGCTGGACTTCGGACCGCTGATGGCGGGCGTGAAGCCCATCATCAGCAAGGCCGACCTGGCCATCTGCCACATGGAGACGCCGGTCGGAAAACCCAAGGGCCCCTTCGAGGGGTACCCGGAGTTCCTCGTGCCACCGCAGATCCTCACGACCCTCAAGGACGTGGGTTACGACACCTGCTCGACGGCCTCCAATCACACCTACGACCACGGCCTCAAGGCCGTGAAGCGCACCCTGGACGCGATGGACGAGGTGGGCCTCGGGCACACCGGGTCCTCGCGCACGCCTGACGAAGCAGAGCAGATCAACATTCGGGACGTCAACGGCGTCAAGGTCGCCCACCTGGCGTTCTCCTGGGAGTCCTTCCTCAATCCGACGCCCGAGAAGGAGCGTTGGGCCTTCAACCGGATCGGCTTCGACGCGGTGAAGAAGGCCGAGGCCCGGGCCCGCAAGAAGGGCGCCGAGGTGGTGATCCTCTCGGTCCACTGGGGTCTGGAGCACTACAACGAGCCGAGCGTCCCGCAGCTCAAGCTGGCCGAACGGATCACCGAGGAGACCGGGATCAACCTGATCATCGGCCACCACTCGCACGTCGTGCAGCCCATCCAGAAGCTCAACGGCACCTGGGTCGCCTACAGCCTCGGCAACCAGGTCGCCCGGCACTCCTCGCCGACCGGCCTCACCGAGGAGGGGGCGATCGGCTGGTTCGAGTTCAAGGAGACGACCGACGGCTGGGACGTCAGCGCCCGCTACCGGACCACGCTGGTCGACATCCCGCCGGAGGTGGAGGAGGGGGAGAAGCTCCCCGATGACGCGGTCGAGGACCACCGTGTGGTGGACGTGCAGAACGTGCTCGACCACCCCGGCGAGCTCTCCGAGGACCGGCTGGCCCGCTATCAGCTGGCCGCCGACCGCACCCGCGGCTTCCTGACCAACCGTGGCGCCCCCGGCGGCGACGGCCTCGAGCAGCTCGATCTCGGGACGTGA